From a single Pseudoalteromonas nigrifaciens genomic region:
- a CDS encoding GFA family protein encodes MYTGSCLCGEVTVKITGAITSIIHCHCSLCRKNSGTAFATNGFINVHEFSISTGNDLLSKYSFKAGRTRYFCKCCGSPIYSANADDKSRYRIRLGLIDSTITEKPLSHNFVTSRANWELLETSLPCYDTFEPGR; translated from the coding sequence ATGTACACAGGTTCATGTTTATGTGGTGAGGTTACAGTAAAAATAACGGGTGCTATTACGAGTATTATCCATTGCCATTGTTCACTTTGCAGAAAAAATAGCGGAACCGCTTTTGCAACTAACGGGTTTATAAATGTGCATGAATTTTCAATTTCAACAGGCAATGATTTACTAAGTAAGTATTCTTTTAAAGCAGGGCGCACACGTTATTTCTGTAAGTGTTGTGGTTCACCTATTTATAGTGCTAATGCGGATGATAAATCTCGGTACAGAATTCGCTTAGGCCTTATAGATTCAACAATTACAGAAAAGCCATTATCACATAATTTTGTGACTTCTAGGGCTAATTGGGAACTGCTAGAAACGAGCCTACCTTGTTACGATACATTTGAGCCTGGTCGTTAA